The genomic DNA ATCATCCGAAAGTAGACTCAATGTCATCAACTGACTGGCTGATTGTTTTTCTACCGTGATACCGTTCTGCACAACGTCTGCTGGCAAACGAGACTCCGCCAGTTTCACACGGTTCTGGATCTCTACTGCCGAAAGGTCTGGATTCGCATTCACATCGAATGTTACAGTGATAGTCAGACCTCCCGAATTAGAGCTACTGCTTTGCATATAGATCATACCCGGCGTACCGTTCAACTCCTGTTCGATAGGAGTCGCAACAGCCTGCGATACCGTCATGGCACTTGCACCTGGGTACGAGGCGCTAATTTTAACAACCGGTGGAGTGATCTGCGGATACTGGTCCACCGGCAACATCACCAACCCGATAATCCCGACAATAACAATTACCAAAGAAAGCACTGTCGAGAAAACGGGGCGATCTATAAAAAATCCCGGTTTCATTCCTCTTCCTCCTCTGCCCTTAATGCTTCAATCGCTTTATCGTCACCCGCCTGTATCGGCTGTACCAACATTCCGGGAACTAACTTATGATAGCCTTCTATTACGACTTGTTCATTTTCACCCAATCCACGTTCTATAACAATGTTATTTCCGATTTCCGGCCCAGTCTGCACAAAACGCTTTTCTGCTACATTATCCCGGCGGACTACATAAATGAAAGCTCCTCCTTTCTCTATGGAAATAGCCTTACGGGGAACAACAATCGCACGTTCACGGACATCCAACAAGAGTTTCACTTTTGTGAACTGCCCCGGGAGAAGTTTCTGGTTCGGATTGGAAAGTTCAGCACGCACCCCGAATGTTCCAGTCTGCGGATCAACAATCGGATCGGCAAAATCCACTATCCCTTTAACAGGATATTCGGAATCATCGGCTAAGGTAACTGTTACGGTCGGTTGCCAGGAGCGGGATGTGTCCTGCTCTCCGAATTTAATATTACGACGTTCGGCACGCAGATAATCTAATGCAGTCATTTTAAAGTCTACTAAAACAGTATCACTCTTTACTACAGCTGCCAATTTAGAGTTTACACCAGGACCGACCAAGGCGCCAACATCCACAAAACGTTCGCTGATATATCCGGCCAGCGGAGAGGTTACAGTCGTATAACTCAATTCAAGTTGGGCCTGATCCAGATCGGCTTTACTCATGGCAATATCCGCCTCTGCATCTCCTAACGATGCTAATGCATTGTCCAAATCCAATTGGCTGGCAGCATGCTGCTCGTACAAAGGCTGCAAACGTTCTACATCGCGTTTAGCTTTTGCAGCTTGTGCTTCGTTCTTTTTCAGCTGTGCTTTAGCTTTCTCTACCTTTGCCTTATAAAGAGCCGAATTAATAATGAAAAGAGGTTCATTCTGCTTAACTTCCTTTCCTTCCACAAACAACATCTTTTCCAGATAACCCTCAACGCGGGCATGTATCTCCACGAACCGAGCTGCCCGAATGCGTCCGACATATTCACCAAAGATCTGTACATCTTCCTTTGCCGGTTTATCAACAATCACGAGAGGCTTCAAAGGTTCATCCTTATGTCGGCATCCTGTTGCTAACACTATTAAGGCTAAAAACACAGCCCCTTTAACCAATCTTTCTCCTACCATCTTCTAATATCTATAATTGACATTTAAACTTGCTATATATATCTATCTCTAAATTAAGACATGAAATAATCGTACCACTGTTTCAATCAAGATGCTAAAAAACATTATACAGCTTATTTATAAGATAATACCTTCTATACAAAATAGCTTGTTACCTAAATCACAATCCATATATGTAGAATTATTCCACATTCTTCCTAAAAAAATCCCCAATTATGACACCAAAACGTTACCCAATACCAAACAGTCCTCCGGAAAGAATCCTTCAACATATAAAACAGAAAAAGGAGTCAGGCTTACGACTGACTCCTCCTCTTAGAGAACTTTCGCTCTCACTCCTAAAAAACGGCGGCTATCTACTCTCCCACTTTTACGCAGTACCATCGACGTGGTTGGGCTTAACTTCTCTGTTCGGAATGGGAAGAGGTGGATCCCCAACGCTATAACCACCTTAATACCTCTTTGTAAGATTTTGACTGGACAACCCCATTACCTGAAGTAACTAATAGAAACATATGGCATCAGCCATCTGCTGATATATCAACCCTTACATGATCGAAAGTCTCGGGCTATTAGTACTACTCGGCTTCGACATTGCTGCCCTTACACCTGTAGCCTATCTACGTCGTAGTCTACAACGACCCTCTAGGGATATCTCATCTTGAGGCTGGCTTCGTACTTAGATGCTTTCAGCACTTATCCAATCCAGACTTAGATACCCGGCGGTGCACCTGGCGGTACAACCGGTAAACCAGTGGTCTGTCCAACACGGTCCTCTCGTACTAGTGTCAGAGCCCCTCAAATATCCTACGCCCACGATAGATAGAGACCGAACTGTCTCACGACGTTCTGAACCCAGCTCGCGTGCCACTTTAATGGGCGAACAGCCCAACCCTTGGGACCTTCTCCAGCCCCAGGATGTGACGAGCCGACATCGAGGTGCCAAACCGCTCCGTCGATATGAGCTCTTGGGAGCGATCAGCCTGTTATCCCCGGAGTACCTTTTATCCTTTGAGCGATGGCCCTTCCATGCGGAACCACCGGATCACTATGCTCTAGTTTCCTACCTGATCGACTTGTCTGTCTCCCAGTCAAGCACCCTTATGCCATTACACTCTACGACCGGTTACCAATCGGTCTGAGGGTACCTTTAGAAGCCTCCGTTACTCTTTTGGAGGCGACCACCCCAGTCAAACTACCCACCATACAGTGTCCCCGCTTCTGCGGGTTAGAACTCAAACAACCAAAGGGCCGTATTTCAACGGCGACTCCACAAATACTGGCGTACCTGCTTCACGGTCTCCGGCCTATCCTACACATCGATTGCCCAAATTCAATGTAAAGCTATAGTAAAGGTTCACGGGGTCTTTTCGTCCCATCGCGGGTAATCGGCATCTTCACCGATACTACAATTTCACCGAGCTCACGGTTGAGACAGTGTCCAGATCATTACACCATTCGTGCAGGTCGGAACTTACCCGACAAGGAATTTCGCTACCTTAGGACCGTTATAGTTACGGCCGCCGTTTACTGGGGCTTCAATTCAAGCCTTCTCTTGCGATGAGCTCTCCTCTTAACCTTCCAGCACCGGGCAGGTGTCAGGCTGTATACTTCATATTTCTATTTCGCACAGCCATGTGTTTTTGTTAAACAGTTGCCTGGACCTATTCTCTGCGCCCTACCTCTCAGTAGGGACCCTTTATCCCGAAGTTACAGGGTCAATTTGCCTAGTTCCTTAACCGTGAATCACTCGAGCGCCTCAGTATTTTCAACCCAACTACGTGTGTCCGTTTACGGTACGGGTACTTTATGAATATGCTTAGCGGATTTTCTTGGGAGCCTGATTACGTCCATTTTGCCTTGTGCAAGCACGCGGCATACTGTCAAGGTCGACTCTCCCTGCGGATTTGCCTACAGGAATCTACATCTACACTCTTCAACCACCTATTCCGTCAGATGGCAGGACTTTCACTTCTCCGTCTCCACATCGCTCCATAAAGTAGTATGGGAATATTAAACCATTCTTCCATCGGTATCGCCGTTCGGCTTAACCTTAGGTCCCGACTTACCCTGATCCGATTAACGTTGATCAGGAAACCTTAGTCTTTCGGCGAGGAGGTTTCTCACCTCCTTTATCGTTACTTATACCTACATTTGCGTTTCCAAAAGCTCCAGCAAAGGTCATCCTTCACCTTCGACGCCGTTGGAATGCTCCCCTACCATGTATTTCTACATCCATAGCTTCGGTAAACAGTTTATGCCCGAGTATTATCCACGCCGGACTCCTCGACTAGTGAGCTGTTACGCACTCTTTAAATGAATGGCTGCTTCCAAGCCAACATCCTAGCTGTCTCTGCAGTCCGACTTCGTTAGTTCAACTTAACTGTTATTTGGGGACCTTAGCTGATGGTCTGGATTCTTCTCCTCTCGGACGCGGACCTTAGCACCCGCGCCCTCACTCCTTATCAATATATAGCACGCATTCGGAGTTTATCTGGACTTGATAGGCGGTGAAGCCCTCGCATCCAATCAGTCGCTCTACCTCATGCTATACTAAATAAAGGCTGCACCTAAATGCATTTCGGGGAGTACGAGCTATCTCCAAGTTTGATTAGCCTTTCACCCCTACCCTCAGTTCATTGGAACACTTTTCAACGTATACCCATTCGGACCTCCAGTTGGTGTTACCCAACCTTCATCCTGACCAAGGGTAGATCACTTGGTTTCGCGTCTACTCACTCCGACTATCACGCCCTATTAAGACTCGCTTTCGCTTCGGCTCCGGGCCTGAAGCCCTTAACCTTGCCGGAGAAAGTAACTCGTAGGTTCATTATGCAAAAGGCACGCCGTCACAACTTACGTTGCTCCGACCGCTTGTAGGCAGACGGTTTCAGGGACTATTTCACTCCTCTGTTCGAGGTGCTTTTCACCTTTCCTTCACAGTACTGGTTCGCTATCGGTCTCTCGGGAGTATTTAGCCTTACGGGATGGGCCCCGCTGATTCACACAGAATTTCTCGTGCTCCGCGCTACTCAGGATTCCACTAGGCTTCGTTAAAGAGTCGTATACTGGGCTTTCACCGTCTACGGCCGTTTGTTCCAAAACGTTCTACTTCCTTAATCTCTTGCCACAACGTGGTCCTACTACCCCGACAATGCCTA from Parabacteroides merdae ATCC 43184 includes the following:
- a CDS encoding efflux RND transporter periplasmic adaptor subunit, whose amino-acid sequence is MVGERLVKGAVFLALIVLATGCRHKDEPLKPLVIVDKPAKEDVQIFGEYVGRIRAARFVEIHARVEGYLEKMLFVEGKEVKQNEPLFIINSALYKAKVEKAKAQLKKNEAQAAKAKRDVERLQPLYEQHAASQLDLDNALASLGDAEADIAMSKADLDQAQLELSYTTVTSPLAGYISERFVDVGALVGPGVNSKLAAVVKSDTVLVDFKMTALDYLRAERRNIKFGEQDTSRSWQPTVTVTLADDSEYPVKGIVDFADPIVDPQTGTFGVRAELSNPNQKLLPGQFTKVKLLLDVRERAIVVPRKAISIEKGGAFIYVVRRDNVAEKRFVQTGPEIGNNIVIERGLGENEQVVIEGYHKLVPGMLVQPIQAGDDKAIEALRAEEEEE